The genomic region GCCAGGATGTTTCGCGACGCGAGCTCCTTGGCGATCGACTTGGTCATGCCGATTAAGCCCGCCTTGCTCGCCGCGTAATTCGCCTGCCCCTTGTTGCCGATCAAGCCGACCACACTGGCCACGTTCACGATGCGGCCGTAGCGGCGCTTCATCATGCCGCGCGAGGCGGCACGACACGTCGCGAAAGCGCCGCGCAGATTCGCGTTGATCACCGCGTCCCAGTCGTCGTCCTTGATGCGGATCAGCAGGTTGTCGCGCGTCAGGCCCGCGTTGTTGACCAAAATGTCGAGCTGCCCGAAATCCTTCTCGACGGCCTCCACCAGCGCGATGGCCTGCGCCGTCTCTGACACGTCGGCCGCGTAGCCCCGCGTCTCGACACCGGTCCGGGCGGCGATCTCCTGTGCGGCGGCGTCGGCGCGGGCCTGATCACGTCCTGTGACCGCCACGCGCGCGCCGGCCATCGCCAGGGTCGTGGCGATGGCGCGACCAATACCCCGGGTGGAGCCGGTGACCAGCGCCACGCGCCCGGTCAGATCGATGCGAAGGCCGCTCATGAGGCAGTCGTTGGATTGGAGTTCGACAACGTCACGCGGGTTTACCGGCGAGGTCCAGCAACTTTTCGACCTCAGCGACGGTCCCGCACGCAAGAGTCTTCACCGCCGGGGCGAGGCGGCGCAGTAGGCCGGTCAGCACCGCGCCGCTGCCGATCTCGACGAAGGTCGCGTCCGGGTACTGCTCGACCAGCAAGCGACTGAGGCGCGTCCACTGAACCGGCGCGGTGAGCTGCTGCACGAGCAGCTCGCACGCGACGCTGGCCGACGTGACGGGCATCGCGTTGACGTTCGCCACGACGGGCACCTGTGGATCGCTCCACGATTCCGCGGCCAGCGCGTCGCTGAGTCCTGCCACGGCCGGCTCCATGAGCGGCGAATGGAACGCACCGCTGACTGGCAGCGGGAGGCAGCGCTTGGCGCCCGCTTCCTTGGCCAGCTCCATCGCACGTTCGACACCGGCGACCTCACCGGAAATCACCACCTGTTCATCGCTGTTGTAATTGGCCGGCACCACCATGCCGCGCTCGGCGGTGGCCTGACGGCAGATGTCGTCGATGGACGACGTGAGCACGCCCAGGATTGCGGCCATGGCTCCCGGCCGCACCACGCCCTGCTCGTACATCAGCGTGCCGCGCCGGCGCACGATGCGCGCCGCGGCCGCGACGTCAATTGCCCCGGCCACGTGGTAGGCCGAGAACTCGCCCAACGAGTGGCCGGCCGCCGCCCGCACCTGCGGACCGATGACGCTCTTCACCACGGCCCACACGGCGGCGCTGTGCGCCAGCAATGCCGGCTGTGCGTTCAGGGTGCGCGTGAGTTCGTCAGACGGCCCTTCGAATGCG from Gemmatimonas sp. harbors:
- the fabG gene encoding 3-oxoacyl-[acyl-carrier-protein] reductase; translation: MSGLRIDLTGRVALVTGSTRGIGRAIATTLAMAGARVAVTGRDQARADAAAQEIAARTGVETRGYAADVSETAQAIALVEAVEKDFGQLDILVNNAGLTRDNLLIRIKDDDWDAVINANLRGAFATCRAASRGMMKRRYGRIVNVASVVGLIGNKGQANYAASKAGLIGMTKSIAKELASRNILANVVAPGFIDTDMTAAMTPEARSALSAGIPLERLGSAEDIASMVAVLASDLTSYVTGQVFVVDGGMVM
- the fabD gene encoding ACP S-malonyltransferase; this encodes MEYVLLLPGQGSQKVGMGKDLSEAFPAAREVFQAVDDAVGAFISTLAFEGPSDELTRTLNAQPALLAHSAAVWAVVKSVIGPQVRAAAGHSLGEFSAYHVAGAIDVAAAARIVRRRGTLMYEQGVVRPGAMAAILGVLTSSIDDICRQATAERGMVVPANYNSDEQVVISGEVAGVERAMELAKEAGAKRCLPLPVSGAFHSPLMEPAVAGLSDALAAESWSDPQVPVVANVNAMPVTSASVACELLVQQLTAPVQWTRLSRLLVEQYPDATFVEIGSGAVLTGLLRRLAPAVKTLACGTVAEVEKLLDLAGKPA